In one window of Micromonospora cathayae DNA:
- the guaB gene encoding IMP dehydrogenase codes for MELSPSTDRPAAAEPGELGGHLPELPAGSARVVPLGLTFDDVLLQPGESDVVPSRVNTVTRLTRNVTLSVPLLSSAMDTVTEARMAIAMARQGGIGVLHRNLSVEDQALQVDLVKRSESGMITNPVTASPDDTLRDVDALCGRYRISGVPVVDADGQLVGIVTNRDMRFVSEPATPVREIMTRTPLVTAPVGVSKDEALALLRQHKVEKLPIVDDAGRLRGLITVKDFTKSEQYPNATKDDAGRLRVAAAVGVGEDAYKRARALVDAGVDVLIVDTAHGHQRAVLEMVRQLKKDTTVDVVGGNVATYAGAKALVDAGADGVKVGVGPGAICTTRIVAGVGVPQITAIMEAARAARPAGVPVIGDGGIQYSGDIAKAMVAGADTVMLGSLLAGCEESPGELIFVNGKQYKAYRGMGSLGAMQSRGQAKSYSKDRYFQQDVTSDEKLVPEGVEGQVPYRGPLSRVAHQLIGGLRLAMGYAGAENIPELHERGQLIRITAAGLKESHPHDIQMTVEAPNYHTR; via the coding sequence GTGGAACTTTCGCCCAGCACCGATCGTCCGGCCGCTGCCGAGCCCGGCGAGCTGGGTGGTCATCTGCCGGAGCTGCCCGCCGGCTCGGCCCGGGTGGTGCCGCTCGGCCTGACCTTCGACGACGTGCTGCTCCAGCCGGGCGAGTCGGACGTGGTGCCCAGCCGGGTCAACACGGTCACCCGGCTGACCCGCAACGTCACCCTCTCCGTCCCGCTGCTGTCCAGCGCGATGGACACCGTCACCGAGGCCCGGATGGCCATCGCCATGGCCCGGCAGGGCGGCATCGGCGTGCTGCACCGCAACCTCTCCGTCGAGGACCAGGCCCTCCAGGTCGACCTGGTCAAGCGCTCCGAGTCCGGCATGATCACCAACCCGGTCACGGCCAGCCCGGACGACACCCTGCGGGACGTCGACGCGCTCTGCGGGCGGTACCGCATCTCCGGTGTGCCGGTGGTGGACGCCGACGGGCAGCTCGTCGGCATCGTCACCAACCGGGACATGCGGTTCGTCTCCGAGCCGGCCACCCCGGTCCGCGAGATCATGACCCGGACCCCGCTGGTCACCGCCCCGGTCGGCGTGAGTAAGGACGAGGCGCTGGCCCTGCTGCGCCAGCACAAGGTCGAGAAGCTGCCGATCGTCGACGACGCGGGCCGGCTGCGCGGGCTGATCACCGTCAAGGACTTCACCAAGAGCGAGCAGTACCCGAACGCCACCAAGGACGACGCCGGCCGGCTCCGGGTGGCCGCCGCCGTCGGGGTCGGCGAGGACGCGTACAAGCGGGCCCGCGCGCTGGTCGACGCGGGCGTGGACGTGCTGATCGTGGACACCGCGCACGGGCACCAGCGGGCCGTGCTGGAGATGGTCCGCCAGCTCAAGAAGGACACCACGGTCGACGTGGTCGGCGGCAACGTGGCCACCTACGCCGGGGCGAAGGCCCTGGTCGACGCGGGTGCCGACGGGGTCAAGGTCGGCGTCGGGCCGGGTGCGATCTGCACCACCCGGATCGTCGCCGGGGTGGGCGTGCCGCAGATCACCGCGATCATGGAGGCGGCCCGCGCCGCCCGCCCGGCCGGCGTGCCGGTGATCGGCGACGGCGGCATCCAGTACTCCGGTGACATCGCCAAGGCCATGGTCGCCGGGGCCGACACGGTGATGCTGGGCAGCCTGCTGGCCGGCTGCGAGGAGAGCCCCGGCGAGCTGATCTTCGTCAACGGCAAGCAGTACAAGGCGTACCGGGGCATGGGCTCGCTCGGCGCGATGCAGTCCCGGGGGCAGGCCAAGTCGTACTCCAAGGACCGCTACTTCCAGCAGGACGTGACCAGCGACGAGAAGCTGGTCCCGGAGGGCGTCGAGGGTCAGGTGCCGTACCGGGGGCCGCTCTCCCGGGTCGCCCACCAGCTCATCGGTGGCCTGCGGCTGGCGATGGGGTACGCGGGTGCGGAGAACATCCCCGAGCTGCACGAGCGCGGTCAGCTCATCCGGATCACCGCGGCCGGGCTGAAGGAGAGCCACCCGCACGACATCCAGATGACCGTCGAGGCGCCCAACTACCACACCCGCTGA
- a CDS encoding WhiB family transcriptional regulator, translating into MSNVRRLPGPIVDLWDWQRLGACRGRDSAQFFHPDGERGSSRLRRESGAKSVCRACPVRAECAAHALAVREPYGVWGGFSESERLRLLALGWEDLADRRGHRVDVARLEARLGRPHKSTVPAQRSVA; encoded by the coding sequence ATGTCGAACGTACGTAGACTGCCCGGACCCATCGTCGACCTGTGGGACTGGCAGCGGCTCGGTGCCTGCCGGGGTCGTGACAGTGCGCAGTTCTTCCACCCGGACGGTGAACGCGGCTCCTCCCGGCTGCGCCGCGAGTCAGGGGCCAAGTCGGTCTGCCGGGCCTGCCCGGTACGCGCCGAGTGTGCCGCGCACGCCCTCGCCGTCCGCGAGCCGTACGGCGTGTGGGGTGGCTTCAGCGAGTCCGAGCGGCTCCGCCTGCTCGCCCTCGGCTGGGAGGACCTCGCCGACCGGCGCGGCCACCGGGTGGACGTCGCCCGGCTGGAGGCCCGGCTCGGTCGCCCGCACAAGTCCACCGTGCCCGCCCAGCGCAGCGTCGCCTGA
- a CDS encoding DUF5319 domain-containing protein, whose product MHDEPIDPFNGDPADPSAGLDDPGDDAQHEPLTDVERQDVLEDLADLEIYQALLAPIGVRGLVIECEDCREPHYFDWDLLRGNLRHLLSSGRPRVHEPAYDPDPDHYVTWDYARGYADGVHDTLTEAGEDDPEPTAD is encoded by the coding sequence GTGCACGACGAGCCCATCGACCCGTTCAACGGCGACCCGGCCGATCCGTCCGCCGGTCTGGACGACCCCGGAGACGACGCCCAGCACGAGCCGCTGACCGACGTCGAGCGGCAGGACGTCCTGGAGGACCTGGCGGACCTGGAGATCTACCAGGCCCTGCTGGCCCCGATCGGCGTCCGTGGGCTGGTGATCGAGTGCGAGGACTGCCGCGAGCCGCACTACTTCGACTGGGACCTGCTCCGGGGCAACCTGCGTCACCTGCTCAGTTCCGGTCGCCCCCGGGTGCACGAGCCGGCCTACGACCCGGATCCCGACCACTACGTCACCTGGGACTACGCCCGGGGGTACGCCGACGGGGTGCACGACACCCTGACCGAGGCCGGCGAGGACGACCCCGAACCCACCGCCGACTGA
- a CDS encoding helix-turn-helix transcriptional regulator, with protein sequence MRTVLVCVRTPLAAQHLSSAAARLGLAAVVRTAVSDPEVMLRLAEQPPDVVLADTALTRPDSAGFVRRVLARAPQAAVLLLGTEESGAAAATISAGARGLIQGVDHDLTSAVAKALLLLSAPGRSARRRIADPARDAAAVGGGGTGHPGGRTPGGATPGWPATTPDAPGNGPAMVPVQRGDDEVDEAGGQPEPVPAAPATERRPATGGRGSGLTERELQVLLGMAEGKSNAEIGRELYVSEDTVKTHARRLFRKLGARDRAHAVAAGFRAGLVA encoded by the coding sequence GTGCGTACGGTTCTCGTCTGCGTCCGGACCCCACTGGCGGCGCAGCACCTGTCATCCGCGGCGGCGCGGCTCGGTCTTGCCGCCGTCGTCCGTACCGCCGTCTCCGACCCCGAGGTGATGCTGCGGCTCGCCGAGCAACCGCCCGACGTGGTGCTCGCCGACACCGCGCTCACCCGGCCGGACAGCGCGGGATTCGTCCGGCGGGTCCTCGCCCGCGCCCCACAGGCGGCGGTGCTGCTGCTCGGAACGGAGGAATCCGGCGCGGCGGCGGCCACCATCAGCGCCGGGGCACGGGGACTGATCCAGGGTGTCGACCACGACCTGACCAGCGCGGTCGCCAAGGCGCTGCTGCTGCTGTCCGCCCCCGGACGGTCGGCGCGGCGACGGATCGCCGACCCGGCCCGGGACGCCGCCGCCGTCGGCGGTGGCGGGACGGGACACCCGGGCGGCCGTACCCCCGGCGGAGCCACCCCGGGCTGGCCGGCGACGACCCCGGACGCGCCCGGCAACGGGCCGGCGATGGTCCCGGTGCAGCGTGGTGACGACGAGGTGGACGAGGCCGGTGGCCAGCCGGAACCCGTACCGGCGGCACCGGCGACGGAGCGCCGCCCCGCCACCGGCGGTCGGGGCTCAGGGCTGACCGAGCGGGAACTCCAGGTCCTGCTGGGTATGGCCGAGGGGAAGAGCAACGCCGAGATCGGCCGGGAACTGTACGTCTCGGAGGACACCGTCAAGACCCACGCCCGCCGGCTGTTCCGCAAGCTCGGCGCCCGCGACCGGGCGCACGCCGTCGCCGCCGGCTTCCGCGCCGGCCTGGTCGCCTGA
- a CDS encoding M1 family metallopeptidase: MSRAGQAGEPTGRRASTHPGAAAGTARSRTVVGAVRARAALGVVLTLATVGALAGCTDRADPDGSRTDGRSDSRTDSRGTAGVGDPYFPTYGNGGYDVAGYALRVRYDPATDRLDGTATITATSTGPLTRFNLDLVGLTVTTVTVDGRAAGHRRDGAELVVTPADRIAADRRFTVEVRYAGVPATVTSPELGNGGFLHTSDGAVAVGQPQSASTWFPVNDHPSDKATYVIEVTVPDGLAALSNGEPTGRTSADGWTTWKWAERTPMASYLSTLVIGEYRVSTGEHKGRPVVTAVAAGLPADGPAARSIARTTEIADYLESVFGPYPVTAYGGIAIDDPRVGYALETQSRPVYGPGFFRDGRPNLDVVVHELAHQWFGNSVSIRRWPDIWLNEGLASYAEWLWAEHTGGQTVHRSFELQYAVTDWSKPTLDPGRAELFSTAVYQRGALAVHALRRTVGDDTFFRILRTWTAERRDGTVVTADLVALAERVSGRSLRPLFDAWLVGTTAPDVP; the protein is encoded by the coding sequence ATGAGCCGAGCGGGACAGGCCGGTGAGCCGACCGGCCGACGGGCGTCCACCCACCCGGGGGCCGCTGCCGGTACCGCCCGCTCCCGGACCGTCGTCGGTGCCGTCCGCGCCCGGGCCGCCCTCGGGGTCGTGTTGACGCTGGCTACCGTCGGTGCGCTGGCCGGCTGCACCGACCGGGCCGACCCGGACGGAAGCCGGACCGACGGCCGATCCGACAGCCGGACCGACAGCCGAGGTACGGCCGGCGTCGGCGACCCCTACTTCCCGACCTACGGCAACGGCGGCTACGACGTCGCCGGGTACGCCCTGCGGGTGCGCTACGACCCGGCCACCGACCGGCTCGACGGCACCGCCACCATCACCGCCACCAGCACCGGTCCGCTCACCCGGTTCAACCTGGACCTGGTCGGGCTGACCGTCACCACGGTCACCGTGGACGGACGCGCCGCCGGACACCGCCGCGACGGCGCGGAGCTGGTGGTCACCCCGGCCGACCGGATCGCCGCGGACCGCCGCTTCACCGTCGAGGTGCGCTACGCCGGGGTACCGGCCACCGTCACCAGCCCCGAGCTGGGCAACGGTGGCTTCCTGCACACCTCGGACGGGGCGGTCGCGGTGGGCCAGCCCCAGTCGGCGAGTACCTGGTTTCCGGTGAACGATCATCCGTCGGACAAGGCGACGTACGTGATCGAGGTGACGGTTCCGGACGGGTTGGCGGCGTTGAGCAACGGTGAGCCGACCGGTCGGACCAGTGCGGACGGGTGGACCACCTGGAAGTGGGCGGAGCGGACGCCGATGGCGAGTTACCTGAGCACCCTGGTGATCGGGGAGTACCGGGTGAGCACCGGCGAACACAAGGGCCGGCCGGTGGTCACCGCGGTCGCCGCCGGCCTGCCAGCCGACGGTCCCGCCGCCCGCTCCATCGCCCGCACCACCGAGATCGCCGACTACCTGGAGAGCGTCTTCGGGCCGTACCCGGTCACCGCGTACGGCGGGATCGCGATCGACGACCCGCGCGTCGGGTACGCCCTGGAGACCCAGTCCCGCCCGGTGTACGGGCCGGGTTTCTTCCGGGACGGTCGCCCGAACCTGGACGTGGTCGTCCACGAGCTGGCGCACCAGTGGTTCGGCAACAGCGTCTCGATCCGGCGCTGGCCGGACATCTGGCTCAACGAGGGCCTCGCCAGCTACGCCGAGTGGCTCTGGGCAGAACACACCGGCGGCCAGACCGTCCACCGCAGCTTCGAACTCCAGTACGCCGTCACCGACTGGTCGAAGCCCACCCTGGACCCGGGCCGGGCCGAGCTGTTCTCCACGGCGGTCTACCAGCGGGGCGCGCTCGCCGTGCACGCGCTTCGCCGGACGGTCGGCGACGACACCTTCTTCCGGATCCTGCGGACCTGGACGGCGGAGCGGCGCGACGGCACGGTGGTCACCGCCGACCTGGTCGCGTTGGCGGAACGGGTCTCCGGCCGGTCGCTGCGCCCGCTCTTCGACGCCTGGCTGGTCGGCACCACCGCCCCGGACGTGCCGTAG
- a CDS encoding GuaB3 family IMP dehydrogenase-related protein, with translation MRDVVEIGLGKTAQRGYHLDDIAIVPSRRTRDVDDVSTAWQLDAYQFGIPCVAHPSDATMSPASAVRLGQLGGLGVLNVEGLWTRYENPTKILEELAALGEDARATKRLQEVYAEPIRPELIAERVRELRAGGGTVAVRVSPQHTLALAPVILDAGVDILVIQGTIVSAEHVSTTDEPLNLKEFIADLDLPVIVGGCTDYKTALHLMRTGAAGVIVGIGGDDWSTTESVLGIRVPMASAIADAAAARRDYLDETGGRYVHLIADGDVQTSGDIAKALGCGADAVMIGEPLSLCAEAPAGGAWWHSAASHPSLPRGAFEVAGEPLGEMERLLFGPADEPDGQLNLFGGLRRAMAKCGYRDLKEFQKVGLVLDR, from the coding sequence ATGCGTGACGTGGTCGAGATCGGGCTGGGCAAGACCGCGCAGCGCGGCTACCACCTGGACGACATCGCCATCGTGCCGAGCCGGCGGACCCGGGACGTCGACGACGTCTCCACCGCCTGGCAGCTCGACGCGTACCAGTTCGGTATCCCCTGCGTCGCGCACCCCTCGGACGCGACGATGAGCCCGGCGTCGGCGGTCCGGCTCGGCCAGCTCGGCGGGCTCGGGGTGCTCAACGTCGAGGGCCTCTGGACCCGGTACGAGAACCCCACCAAGATCCTGGAGGAGCTGGCGGCGCTCGGCGAGGACGCCCGCGCCACCAAGCGCCTCCAGGAGGTGTACGCCGAGCCGATCCGCCCGGAGCTGATCGCCGAGCGGGTCCGCGAGCTGCGGGCCGGCGGCGGCACGGTGGCCGTCCGGGTGTCGCCGCAGCACACCCTGGCGCTGGCCCCGGTGATCCTGGACGCCGGCGTCGACATCCTGGTCATCCAGGGCACCATCGTCTCCGCCGAGCACGTCTCCACCACCGACGAGCCGCTGAACCTCAAGGAGTTCATCGCCGACCTCGACCTGCCGGTCATCGTCGGCGGCTGCACCGACTACAAGACCGCGCTGCACCTGATGCGCACCGGCGCGGCCGGCGTGATCGTCGGGATCGGCGGGGACGACTGGTCCACCACCGAGTCGGTGCTCGGCATCCGGGTGCCGATGGCGTCCGCGATCGCCGACGCGGCGGCGGCCCGCCGGGACTACCTGGACGAGACCGGCGGCCGGTACGTGCACCTGATCGCCGACGGTGACGTGCAGACCTCCGGCGACATCGCCAAGGCGCTGGGCTGCGGCGCGGACGCGGTGATGATCGGCGAGCCGTTGTCGCTGTGCGCGGAGGCCCCGGCCGGCGGCGCGTGGTGGCACTCGGCGGCCAGCCACCCGTCGCTGCCCCGGGGCGCGTTCGAGGTGGCCGGTGAGCCGCTCGGTGAGATGGAGCGGCTGCTGTTCGGCCCGGCCGACGAGCCGGACGGTCAGCTCAACCTGTTCGGCGGGCTGCGTCGGGCGATGGCCAAGTGCGGGTACCGCGACCTGAAGGAGTTCCAGAAGGTCGGCCTGGTCCTGGACCGCTGA
- a CDS encoding M1 family metallopeptidase encodes MTQVRRPARRHAALLVAGLLALTGCGSTPDEPDDPSPSAAASPSVRRFVPGTPGAGDPYFPTYGNGGYDVREYTVQVRYDPATDRLSGQVGLRATATTDLSRFNLDLAGLTVRAVTVDGAPAAHTRSGNELTVTPAAGLPAGNGFAVEIRYDGEPAPLENEALGEGGFIHTPDGAIALGQPESASTWFPVNDHPSDKATYVVEVTVPDGLAALSNGEPTGRTSADGWTTWKWAERTPMASYLSTLVIGEYRVSTGEHKGRPVVTAVTDRLPKGAADESMAATLAVADYLESVFGPYPFGSYGGVVISDSRIRYALETQSRPVYSAGFFRSGENTSIVAHEIAHQWFGNSVSIGRWQDIWLNEGLATYAEWLWAEHSGGQRVQDAFDAAYARAGDRVWRTPPGDPGAAELFSESVYQRGAMTVHALRSTIGDDAFFRLLKTWTAEKRDGNATTDEFVTQAEQVSGRQLDALFESWLYTAERPDRPE; translated from the coding sequence ATGACACAGGTACGGCGACCGGCCCGCCGCCACGCGGCACTGCTGGTGGCCGGGCTGCTGGCGCTGACCGGCTGCGGGTCGACCCCGGACGAGCCGGACGACCCGTCGCCGTCCGCCGCCGCCTCGCCGAGCGTCCGCCGGTTCGTCCCCGGCACGCCGGGAGCGGGTGACCCCTACTTCCCGACGTACGGCAACGGCGGCTACGACGTCCGCGAGTACACCGTCCAGGTGCGGTACGACCCGGCCACCGACCGGCTCAGCGGGCAGGTCGGCCTGCGGGCCACCGCCACCACCGACCTGTCCCGCTTCAACCTCGACCTGGCCGGGCTGACCGTCCGCGCGGTCACCGTGGACGGCGCGCCGGCCGCGCACACCCGCAGCGGCAACGAGTTGACCGTCACCCCGGCCGCCGGGCTGCCGGCCGGCAACGGATTCGCGGTGGAGATCAGGTACGACGGCGAGCCCGCCCCGCTGGAGAACGAGGCGCTCGGCGAGGGCGGCTTCATCCACACGCCCGACGGGGCGATCGCGTTGGGGCAGCCGGAGTCGGCGAGTACCTGGTTCCCGGTGAACGATCATCCGTCGGACAAGGCGACGTACGTGGTCGAGGTGACGGTTCCGGACGGGTTGGCGGCGTTGAGCAACGGTGAGCCGACCGGTCGGACCAGTGCGGACGGGTGGACCACCTGGAAGTGGGCCGAGCGGACGCCGATGGCGAGTTACCTGAGCACCCTGGTGATCGGGGAGTACCGGGTGAGCACCGGCGAACACAAGGGCCGACCCGTGGTCACCGCGGTCACCGACCGGCTCCCGAAGGGCGCGGCGGACGAGTCGATGGCCGCCACCCTGGCGGTGGCCGACTACCTGGAGAGCGTCTTCGGGCCGTACCCGTTCGGGTCGTACGGCGGGGTGGTGATCTCCGACAGCCGGATCCGGTACGCGCTGGAGACCCAGAGCCGGCCGGTCTACTCCGCCGGGTTCTTCCGGTCCGGCGAGAACACCTCGATCGTGGCGCACGAGATCGCGCACCAGTGGTTCGGCAACAGCGTGTCGATCGGGCGCTGGCAGGACATCTGGCTCAACGAGGGCCTCGCCACGTACGCCGAGTGGCTGTGGGCCGAGCACTCGGGCGGCCAGCGCGTCCAGGACGCCTTCGACGCCGCGTACGCCCGCGCCGGTGACCGGGTCTGGCGTACCCCGCCGGGCGACCCGGGGGCGGCGGAGCTGTTCAGCGAGTCGGTCTACCAGCGTGGTGCGATGACCGTGCACGCCCTGCGGTCGACCATCGGCGACGACGCGTTCTTCCGGCTGCTGAAGACCTGGACGGCGGAGAAACGCGACGGCAACGCGACCACCGACGAGTTCGTCACCCAGGCCGAGCAGGTCTCCGGCCGGCAGCTCGACGCCCTGTTCGAGTCCTGGCTCTACACCGCCGAACGCCCCGACCGCCCGGAGTGA
- a CDS encoding molybdopterin-dependent oxidoreductase — protein sequence MADSGRVWRFGALAGVTAGAVAIGVAELVAVATGPRSAPLVAVGGVVVDTVPEPLKQFAIDVFGRYDKVALLVGTAVLLAAFAAGLGVLATRRLAPAVAGVVAFGALGAVAALTRPGADALDVLPSLTGAALGAGVLWLCTAGPLEPDPWPWSPPAPPPATPATEPATAGSSPAEPAAAERVRAEPVPAGSARRPGGDETDPESRRRFLTGTGVLLGAATVAGLGGRWLAGRRGVSAARSAVALPTPVAPAPPVPAGADLGLRGLAPYVTSNAGFYRIDTALVVPQVDPGTWRLRVHGRVRNPFELSFAELLARPMVERYVTLACVSNEVGGDLVGNARWLGVPVKELLDEAGPLDGADQVVSRSVDGWTCGTPTEVLRDGRDALLAVGMNGEPLPVEHGFPVRMVVPGLYGYVSACKWITELELTSFADFDAYWVPRGWSARGPIKTQSRIDTPRPRNRLTAGPVTVAGVAWAQHLGIRRVEVRVDEGEWQQATLAAAVSTDTWVQWSWRWAATPGEHTLQVRATDASGATQPERRAPVAPDGATGWHTVRVTVD from the coding sequence GTGGCGGACAGCGGCAGGGTGTGGCGGTTCGGGGCGCTGGCGGGGGTCACCGCCGGGGCGGTGGCGATCGGGGTCGCGGAACTGGTGGCGGTGGCCACCGGCCCCCGGTCCGCGCCCCTGGTGGCGGTCGGAGGCGTGGTCGTCGACACGGTGCCGGAGCCGCTGAAACAGTTCGCCATCGACGTCTTCGGCCGGTACGACAAGGTCGCCCTGCTGGTCGGTACGGCGGTGCTGCTGGCGGCCTTCGCCGCCGGGCTGGGTGTGCTCGCCACCCGGCGGCTCGCCCCGGCGGTGGCCGGCGTCGTCGCCTTCGGGGCGCTCGGCGCGGTGGCCGCGCTGACCCGGCCGGGCGCGGACGCGCTCGACGTGCTGCCCTCGCTGACCGGTGCGGCGCTCGGTGCCGGGGTGCTCTGGCTCTGCACCGCCGGCCCGCTGGAGCCTGACCCCTGGCCCTGGTCGCCACCCGCACCACCCCCCGCGACACCCGCCACCGAGCCGGCCACTGCCGGGTCGTCGCCTGCCGAGCCGGCCGCTGCCGAGCGGGTCCGTGCCGAGCCGGTCCCTGCCGGGTCGGCGCGTCGTCCGGGCGGGGACGAGACCGACCCGGAGTCGCGGCGACGCTTCCTGACCGGGACCGGGGTACTGCTCGGCGCGGCGACCGTGGCCGGACTGGGCGGCCGATGGCTGGCCGGTCGACGGGGTGTCTCGGCGGCCCGTTCGGCGGTCGCCCTGCCCACCCCGGTCGCCCCGGCCCCGCCGGTGCCGGCCGGTGCCGACCTCGGGCTACGCGGGCTGGCCCCGTACGTGACGTCGAACGCGGGCTTCTACCGGATCGACACCGCGCTGGTCGTGCCGCAGGTCGACCCGGGAACGTGGCGGCTGCGCGTACACGGCCGGGTCCGCAACCCGTTCGAACTGAGCTTCGCCGAGCTGCTCGCCCGTCCGATGGTGGAGCGGTACGTCACCCTGGCCTGCGTCTCCAACGAGGTCGGCGGGGACCTGGTCGGCAACGCCCGGTGGCTCGGCGTCCCGGTGAAGGAACTGCTGGACGAGGCCGGCCCGCTCGACGGCGCGGACCAGGTGGTGAGCCGGTCGGTGGACGGCTGGACCTGCGGCACCCCGACCGAGGTGCTGCGCGACGGGCGGGACGCGCTGCTCGCGGTGGGGATGAACGGCGAGCCGCTGCCGGTCGAGCACGGGTTCCCGGTCCGGATGGTGGTACCCGGGCTGTACGGGTACGTGTCGGCCTGCAAGTGGATCACCGAGCTGGAGCTGACCAGTTTCGCCGACTTCGACGCGTACTGGGTGCCCCGTGGCTGGTCGGCGCGGGGGCCGATCAAGACGCAGTCCCGGATCGACACGCCCCGACCCCGCAACCGGCTGACCGCCGGCCCGGTGACGGTGGCCGGGGTGGCCTGGGCCCAGCACCTCGGTATCCGCCGGGTCGAGGTACGCGTCGACGAGGGGGAGTGGCAGCAGGCGACCCTGGCCGCCGCCGTCTCCACCGACACCTGGGTGCAGTGGTCCTGGCGGTGGGCGGCCACCCCGGGCGAGCACACCCTCCAGGTACGGGCCACCGACGCCAGCGGGGCTACCCAGCCGGAGCGACGTGCGCCGGTCGCCCCGGACGGGGCCACCGGCTGGCACACCGTCCGGGTCACCGTCGACTGA
- a CDS encoding M1 family metallopeptidase, whose amino-acid sequence MNGAGAGAGRRRTVGVLGLTVALAVAACGDGTGGGESRYRAGAESAEDPYFPGPGNGGYDVTSYRLDIDYDHELVGRASIVATATEDLSRFNLDLAGLEATTVTLNGRPASYHQTRTELVVQAEGGLDKGRPFTVEVQYEGVPGTFTDPVLGVGGFFQQATDAVAMGQPVSASAWFPVNDHPSDKATYEIRIAVPEGLGAVSNGVPMEEYTADGWTVRSWSEKSPMASYLAVLSTGNIRVKQSTHRGKPMVLAYAMSVLPGGAAERTLNRTGEIADFLATRFGPYPFDSYGGIVVVDNRINYALETQSRPVYHHNAFSSGENTALVAHEMAHQWFGNSVSLSRWSDIWLNEGFATYAEWLWEEHEGGRTAQQNFARQYAATDWSKPALDPGPENLFSEAVYQRGALAVHALRRTVGDKTFFTILKTWTTERRGGHGTTDDLVALAERVAGKPLRPLFDAWLSGTTAPAKP is encoded by the coding sequence ATCAACGGAGCAGGGGCGGGTGCCGGTCGTCGACGGACGGTGGGCGTCCTCGGCTTGACGGTGGCGCTCGCGGTCGCCGCCTGCGGCGACGGGACGGGCGGCGGGGAGTCCCGCTACCGGGCGGGGGCGGAGTCCGCCGAGGACCCGTACTTCCCGGGGCCGGGCAACGGTGGCTACGACGTCACCAGTTACCGGCTGGACATCGACTACGACCACGAGCTGGTCGGTCGGGCGTCCATTGTCGCCACCGCCACCGAGGACCTGTCCCGGTTCAACCTCGACCTGGCCGGGCTGGAGGCGACCACCGTCACCCTGAACGGGAGGCCGGCGTCGTACCACCAGACCCGTACCGAACTGGTCGTGCAGGCCGAGGGCGGGCTGGACAAGGGCCGCCCGTTCACCGTCGAGGTGCAGTACGAGGGCGTCCCGGGGACGTTCACCGATCCCGTTCTCGGGGTCGGTGGCTTCTTCCAGCAGGCCACCGACGCGGTGGCGATGGGTCAGCCCGTCTCGGCCAGCGCCTGGTTCCCGGTCAACGACCATCCGTCCGACAAGGCGACGTACGAGATCCGGATCGCGGTGCCCGAGGGGCTCGGCGCGGTCAGCAACGGCGTGCCCATGGAGGAGTACACGGCGGACGGCTGGACGGTCCGGAGCTGGTCGGAGAAGTCCCCGATGGCGAGCTACCTGGCCGTCCTGTCGACCGGGAACATCCGGGTGAAGCAGTCCACCCACCGGGGCAAGCCGATGGTGCTGGCGTACGCCATGAGCGTCCTGCCCGGCGGTGCGGCGGAGCGCACCCTGAACCGGACCGGTGAGATAGCGGACTTCCTCGCCACCCGCTTCGGCCCGTACCCGTTCGACTCGTACGGCGGCATCGTGGTCGTCGACAACCGGATCAACTACGCCCTGGAGACGCAGTCCCGGCCGGTGTACCACCACAACGCCTTCAGCTCCGGGGAGAACACCGCCCTGGTCGCGCACGAGATGGCGCACCAGTGGTTCGGCAACAGCGTCTCGCTGTCCCGGTGGAGCGACATCTGGCTGAACGAGGGGTTCGCCACCTACGCCGAGTGGCTCTGGGAGGAGCACGAGGGCGGCCGTACCGCCCAGCAGAACTTCGCCCGCCAGTACGCGGCCACCGACTGGTCGAAGCCGGCGCTGGACCCGGGGCCGGAGAACCTCTTCTCCGAGGCCGTCTACCAGCGGGGTGCGCTCGCCGTGCACGCGCTGCGCCGGACGGTCGGCGACAAGACCTTCTTCACCATCCTGAAGACCTGGACGACCGAACGGCGGGGCGGCCACGGCACCACCGACGACCTGGTGGCGCTCGCCGAGCGGGTGGCCGGCAAGCCGCTGCGTCCCCTCTTCGACGCCTGGCTGTCCGGTACGACCGCACCCGCCAAGCCCTGA